The DNA sequence aaatatatatatatatagcatagcattaagcctagcattcagcaggcaacattttcacaaaaacaagaaaagcattcaaataaaataatttacctttgaagaacttcggatgttttcaatgaggagactctcagttagatagcaaatgttcagtttttccaaaaagataatttgtgtaggagaaatcgctccattctgttcatcacgtttggctaagaaaaaaaaacgaaaattcagtcattacaacgcaaactttttttccaaatgaactccataatatcgacagaaacatggcaaacattgtttagaatcaaccctcaaggtgtttttcacatatctattcgatgataaatcactcgttgcagtttggtttctcctctgttcaaaatggaaaaatgcacgcacctggagattacgcaatagtttcgacggaggacaccgagcggacacctggtaaatgtagtctcttatggtcaattttccaatgatatgcctacaaatacgtcacaatgctgcaaacaccttggggaaacgacagaaagtgtaggctcattccttgcgcattcacagccatataaggagacactGGAACACAGCCCTTccaaaaatctggctcacttcctgtatgaaatttcatattggtttcgcctgtagcattagttctgtggcactcacagacaatatctttgcagttttggaaacgtcagagtgttttctttccaaagctgtcaattatatgcatagtcaagcatctgtTCGTGACAAAaaatcttgtttaaaatgggaacgtttttcatccaaaaatgaaatactgcccccagaggttcaagaggttaataaataaatgattgagacaattgatgtatggatgactcatagtgaagactgggttcatgcagataacAAACTAAaataataattcattaattagaagactaaaTTATCAGTAAAACAAGCTTTTAATTTGGTTCTGATTGGGCACGGCctttgaactaagctcatgagacaTTTATAAATTATAATCTTCAAGAATCCACGGCTAATATATGATTAATTTCAAAGTAAAATAATGATGTACCAATTCTGGATTGCCCCTTTAAGGGTTAAACTGCAGGTATGAAAACGTATCAAATATGATTTGATGACCTCAGTCTTATTTGAGTGATGTGACATTTCAAATGAAGATATAATTGTTGCTGTCTGAATGTGGTGTAGTCTCTTCTTTCACAGCACATTCAGTAGACGGGAACAAAAACAAACTACCAGACAGCAAAAACAAGTGTGAAAGTTTATTGTCTACCAcattgaataataataatgaaaacatATCAGATCTGGGGCTCATCACCTGCATGACCAGATGACGTTTCGGCCAATGGCTTCCTTCATAGGTGAGAGAACAGGAGATGTATGAAGTCATAATGCCTCCTGTGTGTCTTTATAAGCGGCAGGCTGCCTGAGTGCCTGTCAGCAGGCTATGGGGTGGATGCAGGGTTTGTGATGTGCCTTGGACTGCCCTCGGTTGGCCCACTTGGCCAGGAAAGCCCTGATCTCCTTGGTACGGATGCAGTAGATGAAGGGGTTGAGTAGGGGTGGCAGCAGACTGTAGAATAACAAGAATActttattaacacacacacacacacacacacacacacacacacacacacacacacacacacacacacacacacacacacacacacacacacacacacacacacacacacacacacacacacacacacacacacacacacacactcttgatGCCAggtgggagaagggagagggcaagaaagggacaggaggggagacaggaatgaaggggagggggagagggacaagacgggaggggagagggggacaggaggggagggaagaaatggagagagggacaggaatgaaggggagggggagaaacagagggggagagggacaggacgggaggggagaggagagggggacaggaggggagggaagaaagggagagagggacaggaatgAAGGGGAGCGGGAGAAATAgacaggagggaaggagagggacaggacgggaggggagagggagagggggacaggagggaagggaagaaagggagagagagacaggaatgaAGGGGAGGGGGCGAAACAGAcaggaaggggggagagggggacagaagggGAGAAGAAGGAAGACAGGGACAGGAGGGGTTTAGTTCAGATGGGGGAGCCCCTGGATGGATAGATGTTTTTTGGACAAGTGCCTTTCTCAAGGGCACAACAGCCAGATCAAAATAGCCAGATCATTCCACACTTTTGCATCGCCCGGCCCGGGACATGAACTAGCAACCTTTGGGTTACCAGCCCACCTCTCTAATCTGTGGTCTACCTACCTGGAGAAAATGGCGAGGCTGATGCGGAGGTCAGGGGTCGTCGTCAGGTTGGGGATGTAGGGTGTAGCGTTCACTATGAAGCGGGGGATGTAGTAAATAAGGATGATACAGCCCTGAGTAGCACAGGTAGAGAAGGTCTTCACCCTGCCCTGGgttagagaggggagagtagtggGTTAGAGGAAAGGTTTAGTTTAGATAAGAATGATACAGCCCTGAGTAGCACAGGTAGAGAAGGTCTTCACCCTGCCCTGGgttagagaggggagagtagtggGTTAGAGGAAAGGTTTAGTTTAGATAAGAATGATACAGCCCTGAGTAGCACAGGTAGAGAAGGTATTCACCCTGCCCTGGgttagagaggggagagtagtggGTTAGAGGAAAGGTTTAGTTTAGATAAGAATGATACAGCCCTGAGGAGCAGGTAGAGAAGGTCTTCATCCTGCCCTGGgttagagaggggagagtagtggGTTAGAGGAAAGGTTTAGTTTAGATAAGAATGATACAGCCCTGAGGAGCAGGTAGAGAAGGTCTTCATCCTGCCCTGGgttagagaggggagagtagtggGTTAGAGGAAAGGTTTAGTTTAGATAAGAATGATACAGCCCTGAGGAGCAGGTAGAGAAGGTCTTCATCCTGCCCTGGgttagagaggggagagtagtggGTTAGATGGAAAGGTTTAGTTTAGATAAGAATGATACAGCCCTGAGGAGCAGGTAGAGAAGGTCTTCACCCTGCcctgggttagagagaggaaagTAGTGGGTTAGAGGAAAGGTTTAGTTTAGATAAGAATGATACAGCCCTGAAGAGCAGGTAGAGAAGGTCTTCATCCTGCcctgggttagagagaggaaagtgttctcagtgggttagggttagtagagaGTAGTTACAAttaaggacagagacaggacaggacaagcaATGTGTGATGTAAAGTTGAAATGGTGAACCTGGCAGTCCAGGTTTAATGCAGAGGAGGCTCCTCAGatgaggatggggaggaacataCTCCCTCAGTTAATTTCTAAAAATAAAATAGTGAAACataaaaaagttatattttttagATACAACTGTagtaaatatattcacgtcagcAAATATTTGATTACAGCACACTGTTTTGTAaggaaggtctacagtagcctcaacaacaCTTTGTAGGGTAGCACGGAGGATGGCTAGTTTCCGTCCTCCTTCGGGGTACATTTACATCAATACAAaatctaggaggctcatggttctctccttcttccatagagttacacagtaattatTACAACTCCTGGAGGAAGtcctcttgcagcatgaactgacattgTCCAccaaatcaaaggatcagagaattaatctagtactgaaagcataagctacagctagcaagcactgcagtgcattaaatgtggtgagtagttgactcaaagagaaagaTTGACAATACTTGAGCAGTTTTGAacaaatgaaggagaagcaagagagagagagagcaaactatatttcattgtatttttttcactttcatTTACTTAGCTAGAAAATGAAGCTAGCtactttagcctactcaaacacccagctcaaacaaAGAGAgatggtatgttagctagctggctatggctatccaacactggcaCTCTTCCAAGTCACGGTAACCTTTTGATCTTATTAATTTATCGCTACAGGGTTCCACCgatgtaactgctaaactgcttgctgactgtagactgtagtgcgggtttactaacacgtgaaatctagtagctatgttgactatgagattagctaatatggtgacaaggaTGCAGGCAGTGTGTAGCAGTTAGCGGTTATGAAATGAAGGGTGGCTTGAaagcaaagtgatcatgctgtttgtatgtggctgctatgaaagtgatctgtgtttgcgtgtgatcagggatGTATTCATTACGTAGATTCTGTTGAAAAATATAcattaaacggaagcaaacagaatgaaatggggataaacatacctgaacttgtccaatagaaactctcgtttacaacagttggactaatgattacaccctagatcaacTAGACGCAGGCAAGAgtgcaaggtggtattgaatgtcactgtcagcttgattactccaatttttctctcgacctgtgtaaactttcattcataggctatgTGGTAGCAACCTCCTGTTGGGTATAGGGAGAATTAGAGTATCAtgtgtagtagcctaaacctattgatgttacgTTGAGCTCGTAATAGAAATAAGACCATGCTCATAAACATTTAGTGGTGGGGTCAcacaaccctcctcctcacacaccCCTCCTCACACACCCCTCCTTACCCCTTCTCCCAACCAACCCCCTTGCACCCCACACCCTTCCTCCCACTCAGCCCCCCTGCACACCCCACCCCCACACTCCACACCTCCAGAATTCTGACCTGTGCGTTAGCCATGCGCATCACTGTGAAGATGATGTTGACATATGAGAAGACGATGAAGccaaaggggagaaagagaacgaCCATGGCTAGTGAGAAGGATAGTCTGCTCTGGGACGAGATGTCAGCACACGACAGCctgttgagtgagtgagtgagtggttgATTGGTTGACTGAATTTatttgatatttaaaaaaaatacatatactGTATGCACATCAAGTATAATACAGTAAAGTCACTATggagtcaaaagtagtgcactttaaagaGAATAGGGAGCAAATTGGGATTCGGGCACTGACTGGTTGAGAGACGTGGTGTCGCAGTAGCAGTGGTTGATGCGGTTGGGCCCACAGAAAGGCATCTGGGATGACTGGATGGTGGTGATGGCTGGAGATATCATGGCTAACACCCAGGACAGGGCTGTTAGGAGAGACATGGTCCTGTTGGTCATCAGCTCATTGTAcctggtagagagggagggagggagggagggagggagggagggatggggaaggtgagaggggtggaagtggggggagaagggggagagatgggtaggataggggggagagatgggtgggagagGGGGGCGAGGGGGGAGAGATGAATGGGATAGGGggtgagaaagagaaaaaaagacagagAGTTATCTGTGAGTTGCCTTCTGTAAAAGGTTGGTCGTTATCGTATTAACACCTGAGAGGGAAATACAGATAGTTACAGGTAGATATATCGACAGTATACTGAACAAGAACATTAATgctaaaaaaaacatttcaaaaatGTTACTGAgattcagttcatgtcaggaaaTAAATAAATTGGGCCCTAATCTCTGCTTTTCACATGTCTGGGTAGGAGTGCAGCCTTGGGAGGGCATGGGCCCACCCAtttgggagccaggtccacccagccatttttccccacaaaagggctttattacagacagaaatactcctcagtttcatccgttgtctaggtggctggtctcagacgatctcgcaggtgaagaagctggatgtggaggtcctgggctggcgtggttacacctggtctgcggttgtaataataataatataataatatatgccatttagcagacgcttttatccaaagcgacttacagtcatgtgtgcatacattctacgtatgggtggtcccggggatcgaacccactaccctggcgttacaagcgccatgctctatcaactgagcTACAGTTGTGAGGACGGTTggacgtattgccaaattctctaaaacatcTTTGGAGGTGGTTTATGGTTTAATAAAAATCAATtctatggcaacagctctggtgtaaattcctgcagtcagcacgtcaattgcacactccctcaaaacttgagacatctgtggtattgtgctgtgtgacaaagCTGCACATCATAGAGTGGCCttatattgtccccagcacaatgtgcacttgtgtaatgatcatgctgtttaatcagcttcctgatatgccacacctgtcaggtggatggactaTATCTGCAAATTATAAATGGTCACCAAATggaatgtaaacacatttgtgcacaaaatatgagagagataagctttttgtgcgcgctctccatagccgatgtgagccaGACCTTTAAACAGCTCAACAttcggggccagatggattaccaggacgtgtaatcagagcatgcacggaccaactggcaagtgtcttcactgacattttcaacctcttcctgactgagtctgtattacctacatgtttcaagcagatcactGTAGTCCCTGTGATCAAGAAAGCAaatgtaacctgcctaaatgactaccacccccCGTAGCACttacgtcggtagccatgaagtgctttgaaaggctggtcatgactcacatcaacatcatcatctaagaaaccctagacccactccaattcacgtACTGccgcaacagatccacagattacacaatctcaatcacactccacactgccctttcccacctggacaaaaggaacatctatgtgagaaGGTTGTTctttgactacaactcagcgttcaacaccacagtcacaaatcacaaagctcatcactaaagcTAATGGccctgggactaaatacctcgttctgcaactgggtcctggactgtCGCCCCGCAGAttgtaagggtaggcaacaacacatctgctatgctgatcctcaacactcggggcccctcaggggtgcgtgcttagtcccctcctgtttacccacgactgcatggccaagcacgactcgaAAAccatcattcaaatcaaatcaaatcaagtcaaatgtattcatatagcccttcgtacatcagctgatatctcaaagtgctgtacagaaacccagcctaaaaccccaaacagcaagcaatgcaggcgtagaagcacggtggctaggaaaattctctggaacagtgcgaggagggataccggagaatggagttggcaCGGCGGTCAAGGAAGCCCgtgaggcagccccaaaaatgtattagaGGGGGCGCACGgagagtgtggctaagtcaggtaggagacctgagccaactccccgtgcttaccgtggagagaggtggaccaggcaggcactgtgttatgccgcgaggcgcacggtgtccccggtgcacaggcatagcccggtgcgttacATCGCAGCGCCTCGAATCGGCCggactagagtgggcatcgagccaggtgacatgaagccggctcagcgcatctggggTTGtacaggctcggtgctcgagacctccagtgcgcctcaacgatccggtctatccagtgcctcctccacgcaccaggcctctgctggcagccccacgcaccaggctgtctctccgtctccttcctccagagtctccctcctgcccaacgctgccagagtctccctcccgtccagcgctgccagagtttcccctctgtcctgagctgccagagtcgcccgtctgtcctgagctgctagagttgcccgcctgtcctgagctgccagagtcgcccgtctgtcctgagctgccagagtcgcccgtctgtcctgagctgccagagtcgcccgtctgtcctgagctgccagagccgcccgtctgttctgagctgccagagccgcccatcagtcaggagctgccagagtcgcctgTCACTCCGGCGCTGTTGGAGTCGCCCTTCACGccggcgctgccggaatctcccgtctgTCAGGTGCTGCTGGAATGCTAGGGTCCCGGAATGCTAGGGTCCCActgctagggtccccagtccgaggtcggcggcgagggtcggcGCTGTAAAGGCGCCACTGAGACGGGGAAAGAAGCGggcaaagactatggtggagtgggatCCACGTCCCGCGACAGAGCCGCCACCGcagacagacgcccacccagaccctccctataggttcaggttttgcggccggagtccgcacctttggggggggggtactgtcacattctgaccttagttcttttgttatgtctttgttttagtatggtcagggtgtgagttgggtgggcagtttatgttcgtttttctaggttgtgtttatgtgtttggcctggtatggttctcaatcagagacaggtgtcgttcgttgagaatcatacttaggtgaccttttcccacctgtgttttgtgggtgattattttccattTCAGTCTTTGCACCattcgggactgtttcggttttcattttgattctcttgttctttttgtattttgtattcatTCTCATTAAAAGACATTATGGATACGTAGCACTCTGCGCATTGATCcgatctctcctactcctcctcagaagaggacgAGGAAATCCGTTACACCTGGTACCAGTCAAACAATTTATGTAATTATATATGGAAACTTTTTAGTGACAAAAATAAAGGGGTTAAatgcatgtaaaaaaaatatatatataaaaatgttgCCTGATCTTTCTTTAATCTCTAAGACACTTTGTTTTGGGAGGGGGACTCGCTGTTGTTCcaggtagtgaatctgttattcaatgcgtttgtagATTATAAtaacagtaaggactatctgttattcaatgcgtttgtagATTATAAtaacagtaaggactatctgttattcaatgcgtttgtagATTATAAtaacagtaaggactatctgttgttccaggtagtgaatctgttattcaatgcgtttgtagATTATAAtaacagtaaggactatctgttattccaggtagtgaatctgttattcaatgcgtttgtagATTATAATAACAGTAAGgtctatctgttgttccatgcagtgaatctgttattcaatgcgtttgtatgggctaataacaGTAAGGACAAAACTAGGTTTTTCATCACATAAAAAAATAACTTTTACAATGTTTCAAATTCTTAAAATTCGAAATCAAATAGTAAattgatccttggtatgaccttaaaACAGTTCGACATAGCTTAGACAGGGTTTACACTCTTatgagttaaggttagggttaggtagatCGTTACctgagagggttagggttagggttagggttagggtaagggtaagggttagggttagggttagggttaggtagatCTATGTTACCTGAGAGGGAAGCAGATAGCCAGGTATTTGTCCATAGCCATGGTCATCATGATGAGAGAGGTGAGTGCTCCAAAGTAGTGGATGAATTGTTTCTGTATCAGacacagaaagaaagagatgCCAGCGTCGTCCCACCAGTACCGAGCTATCACTTTGGGAAGGGCCACCGTGCAGAAGCCTGCGATATGGACAAGCAGCACAACATTTCAaaatttaaataaatataaatcaaTTGATTAGTACATTTTTGGTGCTATGCAGATTGAAGAAGAGGCCACACATTTGAACAGGCAGTTTTATGGTCACATGTCCTTACAGACACACATtttaacaggataacaggataacctCAGGCTGATTATctaacctatatctgacagaaccaggctgagtatctaacctatatctgacagaaccaggctgagtatcttacctatatctgacagaaccaggctgagtatctaacctatatctgacagaaccaggctgagtatctaacctatatctgacagaaccaggctgagtatcttacctatatctgacagaaccaggctgagtatctaacctatatctgacagaatcAGGCTGAGTATctaacctatatctgacagaaccaggctgagtatcttacctatatctgacagaaccaggctgagtatcttacccatatctgacagaaccaggctgagtatcttacctatatctgacagaaccaggctgagtatcgtacctatatctgacagaaccaggctgagtatcttacctatatctgacagaaccaggctgagtatcgtacctatatctgacagaaccaggctgagtatcttacctatatctgacagaaccaggctgagtatcttacctatatctgacagaaccaggctgagtatcttacctatatctgacagaaccaggctgagtatcttacctatatctgacagaaccaggctgagtatcttacctatatctgacagaaccaggctgagtatcttacctatatctgacagaaccaggctgagtatctaacctatatctgacagaatcAGGCTGAGTATctaacctatatctgacagaaccaggctgagtatcgtacctatatctgacagaaccaggctgagatCTTAccatatctgacagaaccaggctgagtatcttacctatatctgacagaaccaggctgagtatcttacctatatctgacagaaccaggctgagtatcttacctatatctgacagaaccaggctgagtatctaacctatatctgacagaaccaggctgagtatcttacctatatctgacagaaccaggctgagtatctaacctatatctgacagaaccaggctgagtatcttacctatatctgacagaaccaggctgagtatcttacctatatctgacagaaccaggctgagtatcttacctatatctgacagaaccaggctgagtatcttacctatatctgacagaaccaggctgagtatcttacctatatctgacagaaccaggctgagtatctaacctatatctgacagaaccaggctgagtatcttacctatatctgacagaaccaggctgagtatctaacctatatctgacagaatcAGGCTGAGTATctaacctatatctgacagaaccaggctgagtatcgtacctatatctgacagaaccaggctgagtatcttacctatatctgacagaaccaggctgagtatcttacctatatctgacagaaccaggctgagtatctaacctatatctgacagaaccaggctgagtatctaacctatatctgacagaaccaggctgagtatcttacctatatctgacagaaccaggctgagtatcttacctatatctgacagaaccaggctgagtatctaacctatatctgacagaaccaggctgagtatcgtacctatatctgacagaaccaggctgagtatcttacccatatctgacagaaccaggctgagtatcttacctatatctgacagaaccaggctgagtatcgtacctatatctgacagaaccaggctgagtatcttacctatatctgacagaaccaggctgagtatcgtACCtatgacagaaccaggctgagtatcttacctatatctgacagaaccaggctgagtatcttacctatatctgacagaaccaggctgggtatcttacctatatctgacagaaccaggctgagtatcttacctatatctgacagaaccaggctgagtatcttacctatatctgacagaaccaggctgagtatcttacctatatctgacagaaccaggctgagtatctaacctatatctgacagaaccaggctgagtatctaacctatatctgacagaaccaggctgagtatcttacctatatctgacagaaccaggctgagtatcttacccatatctgacagaaccaggctgagtatcttacctatatctgacagaaccaggctgagtatcgtatcttatctgacagaaccaggctgagtatcttacctatatctgacagaaccaggctgagtatctaacctatatctgacagaaccaggctgagtatcttacctatatctgacagaaccaggctgagtatcttagAATCAGGCTGAATATctaacctatatctgacagaaccaggctgagtatcgtacctatatctgacagaaccaggctgagtatcttacccatatctgacagaaccaggctgagtatcttacctatatctgacagaaccaggctgagtatcttacctatatctgacagaaccaggctgagtatctaacctatatctgacagaaccaggctgagtatcttacctatatctgacagaaccaggctgagtatctaacctatatctgacagaaccaggctgagtatctaacctatatctgacagaaccaggctgagtatctgacagaaccaggctgagtatcttacctatatctgacagaaccaggctgagtatcttacctatatctgacagaaccaggctgagtatcttacctatatctgacagaaccaggctgagtatcttacctaggaaccaggctgagtatcttacctatatctgacagaaccaggccaggcttacctatatctgacagaaccaggctgagtatcttacctatatctgacagaaccaggctgggtatcttacctatatctgacagggctgagtatcttacctatatctgacagaaccaggctgagtatcttacctatatctgacagaaccaggctgtatcttacctatatctgacagaaccaggctgagtatctaacctatatctgacagaatcAGGCTGAGTATctaacctatatctgacagaaccaggctgagtatcgtacctatatctgacagaaccaggctgagtatcttacccatatctgacagaaccaggctgagtatcttacctatatctgacagaaccaggctgagtatcgtacctatatctgacagaaccaggctgagtatcttacctatatctgacagaaccaggctgagtatctaacctatatctgacagaaccaggctgagtatcttacctatatctgacagaaccaggctgagtatctgtATGACAGAATCAGGCTGAGTATctaacctatatctgacagaaccaggctgagtatcggacagaaccaggctgagtatcttacccatatctgacagaaccaggctgagtatcttacctatatctgacagaaccaggctgagtatcgtacctatatctgacagaaccaggctgagtatcttacctatatctgacagaaccaggctgagtatcgtcctatatctgacagaaccaggttgagtatcttacctatatctgacagaaccaggctgagtatcgtacctatatctgacagaaccaggctgagtatcttacctatatctgacagaaccaggctgagtatcttacctatatctgacagaaccaggctgggtatctt is a window from the Oncorhynchus keta strain PuntledgeMale-10-30-2019 chromosome 6, Oket_V2, whole genome shotgun sequence genome containing:
- the LOC118385611 gene encoding olfactory receptor 2AT4-like, which gives rise to MLPSNYTRVSVFVIVGFPGLHPSFYQLVAWFFFFIYVMLGNILLVVLFALERSLQKPMYIIMISLALSDIGFCTVALPKVIARYWWDDAGISFFLCLIQKQFIHYFGALTSLIMMTMAMDKYLAICFPLRYNELMTNRTMSLLTALSWVLAMISPAITTIQSSQMPFCGPNRINHCYCDTTSLNQLSCADISSQSRLSFSLAMVVLFLPFGFIVFSYVNIIFTVMRMANAQGRVKTFSTCATQGCIILIYYIPRFIVNATPYIPNLTTTPDLRISLAIFSSLLPPLLNPFIYCIRTKEIRAFLAKWANRGQSKAHHKPCIHPIAC